One Solidesulfovibrio fructosivorans JJ] DNA window includes the following coding sequences:
- the murJ gene encoding murein biosynthesis integral membrane protein MurJ, translated as MPQHVRQIAKDASIVGGATLLSRILGFFRDMILAYVLGAGVSADAFYVAYRLPNMMRRLFAEGSMTMAFVPVFTRLREEVGDERAFAMPRAAMVWLLIILGVLTTLAILFARPLTHLITPGFADDPALFDLTVELTRIVFPYIIEISAVALCMGVLNSFGHFLAPALATSELNTIIILGAGVAWLFGLNVPHTLAWAVVVGGFGQVLMQQPQMRKYGFSWRGPWSLKDKGVIRMGLLMLPTAFGAAVYQLNIVIGTLLASYLPTGSISYLYYADRLVQFPLGVFGVAVGTVALPSLSKLASSGQTGEFTETLNASLRLTLFICLPAAAGLIALAEPMVHILFGRGAFGPHAVSATAAALVAYGVGLPAFACVRPLYSAYFALTDTRTPAITAAVCLVVYVIAGLALMGPTAHVGLALATSISSWVNVAVLGVILRKRLGGSWFRPGRTTVIGALLSCGVGLGAYTTAGWPLLALALILVWAVAYMGLASLLRVEEARLLTDFARRRLRRKIRA; from the coding sequence ATGCCGCAGCATGTCAGACAGATCGCCAAGGACGCCTCCATCGTCGGCGGCGCGACGCTCCTCTCCCGCATCCTGGGTTTTTTCCGCGACATGATCCTGGCCTACGTGCTCGGGGCCGGCGTCTCCGCCGACGCCTTCTACGTGGCCTACCGGCTCCCCAACATGATGCGCCGGCTTTTCGCCGAAGGTTCCATGACCATGGCCTTCGTCCCTGTCTTCACCCGGCTGCGCGAGGAGGTAGGCGACGAGCGGGCCTTTGCCATGCCGCGCGCGGCCATGGTCTGGCTGCTCATCATTCTCGGCGTGCTGACCACGCTCGCCATCCTCTTCGCCAGGCCGCTCACGCATCTCATCACCCCGGGCTTTGCCGATGATCCGGCCCTTTTCGACCTGACGGTGGAGCTTACACGCATCGTCTTCCCCTACATCATCGAGATCTCGGCCGTGGCCTTGTGCATGGGCGTGCTCAATTCCTTCGGCCACTTCCTGGCCCCGGCGCTGGCCACCTCGGAACTCAATACCATCATCATCCTCGGCGCGGGCGTGGCCTGGCTTTTCGGGCTCAACGTGCCGCATACGCTGGCCTGGGCCGTGGTCGTCGGCGGATTCGGCCAGGTGCTCATGCAGCAGCCGCAAATGCGCAAGTACGGCTTTTCCTGGCGCGGCCCCTGGTCGCTCAAGGATAAAGGCGTGATCCGCATGGGCCTGCTCATGCTGCCAACAGCCTTCGGCGCGGCGGTCTACCAACTCAACATCGTGATCGGCACCCTGCTCGCCTCCTATCTCCCCACCGGCAGCATCTCCTACCTCTACTACGCCGACCGGCTGGTGCAGTTTCCCCTGGGCGTTTTCGGCGTGGCCGTGGGCACGGTGGCGCTGCCGAGCCTGTCCAAGCTGGCCTCGAGCGGCCAAACCGGGGAATTCACGGAAACGCTCAACGCCTCGTTGCGGCTGACCCTTTTCATCTGCCTTCCGGCGGCGGCCGGACTCATCGCCCTGGCCGAGCCCATGGTGCACATCCTCTTCGGCCGGGGCGCCTTCGGGCCCCATGCCGTGTCCGCCACAGCGGCGGCGCTCGTGGCCTACGGCGTGGGCCTGCCCGCCTTCGCCTGCGTGCGGCCGCTCTACTCCGCCTACTTCGCCCTGACCGACACCCGCACCCCGGCCATCACCGCCGCCGTATGTCTGGTGGTCTACGTCATCGCCGGCCTGGCCCTCATGGGCCCGACGGCCCATGTCGGACTGGCCCTGGCCACGTCCATCTCGTCCTGGGTCAACGTGGCGGTCCTTGGCGTCATTTTACGCAAGCGCCTGGGCGGCTCCTGGTTTCGGCCCGGACGCACGACCGTCATCGGGGCGCTCTTAAGCTGCGGCGTGGGACTTGGAGCGTACACCACGGCCGGCTGGCCGCTTCTGGCCCTGGCGCTCATCCTCGTCTGGGCCGTGGCCTACATGGGGCTCGCCTCGCTGCTGCGGGTCGAGGAAGCCCGGCTGCTGACGGATTTCGCGCGCCGCCGGCTGCGGCGCAAGATCCGGGCTTAA
- the mutM gene encoding bifunctional DNA-formamidopyrimidine glycosylase/DNA-(apurinic or apyrimidinic site) lyase: protein MPELPEVETIARALAPGLTGRAVTGLVVPDPKVLAGPRTKAAFAKNLVGRPITTVDRRAKLLLVRLGPRPEVAGDAAAVLAFHLKMTGRFHIASADAPVPERARLLVDLNDGQALVFSDLRRFGTARLFSPEGLAAWDFYASLGPEPWDMTPEAFTTALSRRSTRIKAVLLDQTVIAGIGNIYADESLHAAGIHPETRAGDISPSRAEKLLAAIQAVIARAIAAGGSTIRDYRTPDGVEGGFQNEFAVYGKAGEPCPDCGTKLVAVKVAGRTSTFCPTCQK from the coding sequence ATGCCCGAACTGCCCGAGGTGGAAACCATTGCCCGCGCCCTGGCCCCGGGGCTTACGGGCCGCGCCGTCACGGGGCTTGTCGTGCCCGACCCCAAGGTCCTGGCCGGCCCCCGGACCAAGGCGGCCTTTGCCAAAAATCTTGTCGGCCGGCCGATCACGACCGTGGACCGCCGGGCCAAGCTGTTGCTGGTGCGCCTGGGCCCAAGGCCTGAAGTCGCCGGCGACGCGGCCGCCGTGCTCGCTTTTCACCTCAAGATGACCGGACGGTTTCATATCGCTTCGGCGGACGCCCCCGTTCCGGAGCGGGCCCGGCTGCTGGTCGACCTCAATGACGGCCAGGCCCTGGTGTTTTCGGACCTGCGCCGTTTCGGCACGGCCCGGCTGTTCTCGCCCGAGGGACTCGCCGCCTGGGATTTTTACGCCTCTCTCGGTCCCGAGCCCTGGGACATGACGCCAGAGGCCTTCACAACCGCCCTGTCCAGGCGATCCACGCGCATCAAGGCGGTGCTCCTCGACCAGACGGTCATTGCCGGCATCGGCAACATCTACGCCGACGAGTCGCTTCACGCCGCCGGCATCCATCCCGAAACCCGGGCCGGGGACATCTCCCCAAGCCGGGCCGAAAAGCTGCTGGCCGCGATCCAGGCCGTCATCGCCCGGGCCATCGCCGCCGGCGGCAGCACCATCCGCGATTACCGCACGCCCGATGGAGTGGAGGGCGGCTTCCAAAACGAGTTCGCCGTCTACGGCAAGGCCGGCGAGCCTTGCCCGGATTGCGGCACGAAACTCGTCGCGGTCAAGGTCGCCGGGCGCACCTCCACGTTTTGCCCCACCTGCCAAAAATAA
- a CDS encoding ChaN family lipoprotein → MKGFPLSHLPVFFLFSSLLLAGCAGKNVPVPMAPGHVAPETLVGALGAPLSPREFTATFLSADYILAGEEHPNPCDHLAQAELIRRLVAAGVRPAIGLEMLPVETQPVLDAFSAGKLAVADLPRALDWKKTWGYDFALYEPIFAAARQYRLPVFALNAPRGLARKVGQKGLDNLTPSERAALPGTIVPPDPAQVQELRAVYDEHAARLEKMIKAGKKKTDGRDRFADFITVQSLWDTQMASRALYAHAASKRPVVIIAGGGHVERGWGIARRLAELDPGATIATVMPWRGGEKPEADLAQTFFSCPAVHRSRLGMTLSREEPAAGEKPAPLLVTAIAPGSPAAKAGLLPGDAVTAAGGHEATALSVLHTAAMEAIAAGKPLTLTVSRAGETIDIAIPLKMPAAAKK, encoded by the coding sequence TTGAAGGGGTTTCCCCTCTCGCATCTTCCTGTCTTTTTCCTCTTCTCTTCACTCCTCCTGGCCGGCTGCGCCGGAAAAAACGTCCCGGTTCCCATGGCCCCGGGCCATGTCGCTCCGGAGACCCTGGTCGGCGCCTTGGGCGCGCCGCTTTCACCCCGGGAGTTTACGGCCACATTTCTCTCGGCCGATTACATCCTGGCCGGCGAGGAGCATCCCAATCCCTGCGATCACCTGGCCCAGGCGGAGCTCATTCGCCGCCTCGTCGCCGCCGGCGTGCGTCCGGCCATCGGCCTGGAAATGCTGCCCGTCGAGACCCAGCCCGTCCTCGATGCCTTCAGCGCCGGAAAGCTGGCCGTGGCCGACCTGCCCCGGGCCCTCGATTGGAAAAAGACCTGGGGCTACGATTTCGCGCTCTACGAACCGATTTTCGCGGCCGCCCGGCAATACCGCCTGCCGGTCTTCGCCTTGAACGCCCCCCGGGGACTGGCCCGCAAAGTCGGCCAAAAGGGCCTGGACAACCTCACCCCGAGCGAACGGGCCGCCTTGCCCGGAACCATTGTGCCTCCCGACCCGGCCCAGGTGCAGGAACTGCGCGCGGTTTACGACGAACACGCCGCCAGGCTCGAAAAAATGATCAAGGCCGGCAAGAAAAAAACCGACGGCCGCGACCGCTTCGCCGATTTCATAACCGTCCAGTCGCTTTGGGACACGCAGATGGCCTCCCGGGCCCTGTACGCCCATGCCGCAAGCAAGCGGCCGGTGGTTATCATCGCCGGCGGCGGCCATGTGGAGCGCGGCTGGGGCATTGCCCGCCGCCTGGCCGAACTCGATCCCGGGGCCACGATCGCAACCGTCATGCCCTGGCGCGGCGGCGAAAAGCCAGAAGCCGACCTCGCCCAGACTTTTTTTTCCTGCCCGGCCGTGCACCGCAGCCGGCTCGGCATGACGCTGTCACGGGAGGAGCCGGCCGCCGGTGAAAAGCCCGCGCCGCTGCTCGTGACCGCCATCGCTCCCGGTTCCCCCGCCGCCAAGGCCGGCCTTTTGCCGGGCGACGCCGTCACCGCCGCCGGGGGCCACGAAGCGACCGCGCTCTCCGTGCTCCACACCGCCGCCATGGAAGCGATTGCGGCCGGAAAGCCGCTCACGCTCACCGTCTCTCGGGCCGGCGAGACCATCGACATCGCCATCCCCCTGAAGATGCCCGCCGCCGCCAAGAAGTAA
- a CDS encoding phenylacetate--CoA ligase family protein, with product MTRKDRTEGIYSRREVLDESERRQYYQIQIKDLLSYAYRYSEDVKKRFDRAQFQASKFKTLSDLKHIPILKKKELIFLQSMGPRLGGLLTKDMGELRRIFLSPGPIFDPEDREDDYWGWTEGFYASGFRSGDLVQVTFNYHLTPAGLMFEEPLKNLGCAVVPAGPGNSTTQLEIMQKLRATGYVGTPSYLMHLAQKGEEMGLNLRKDLYLEVAFVTGEKFSEKLRSNLEKKFDIIMRQGYGTADVGCVGYECFHKTGLHIANRAFVEICHPDTGIPLKDGEVGEIVVTAFNKTYPLIRLATGDLSYIERAPCPCGRTSPRLGSIVGRVDTTARIKGMFVYPHQVEQVITRFEEIKRWQIEVTNPGGIDEMNLIVEASNFKREEDLLHKFREKIKLRPSLTVVAPGTLPPQIRPIEDKRKWD from the coding sequence ATGACCCGAAAGGACCGTACCGAGGGCATCTATTCCCGCCGGGAAGTGCTCGACGAATCCGAACGCCGGCAATACTACCAGATCCAGATCAAGGACCTGCTTTCGTACGCCTACCGTTATTCCGAGGACGTCAAGAAACGTTTTGACCGCGCCCAGTTCCAGGCGTCAAAGTTCAAGACCCTCTCGGACCTCAAGCACATCCCCATTCTCAAGAAAAAAGAGCTCATCTTCCTCCAGTCCATGGGGCCCCGCCTGGGCGGGCTTCTCACCAAGGACATGGGCGAGCTGCGCCGCATCTTCCTGTCCCCGGGCCCCATCTTCGACCCCGAGGATCGCGAGGACGACTACTGGGGCTGGACCGAGGGCTTCTACGCCAGCGGCTTCCGTTCCGGCGACCTCGTCCAGGTCACCTTCAACTACCACCTGACCCCGGCCGGGCTCATGTTCGAGGAACCGCTGAAAAACCTCGGTTGCGCCGTGGTGCCGGCTGGTCCGGGCAACTCCACCACCCAGCTCGAGATCATGCAGAAACTGCGCGCCACAGGCTACGTGGGCACGCCGAGCTACCTCATGCACCTGGCCCAGAAGGGCGAGGAGATGGGCCTCAACCTGCGCAAGGACCTCTACCTGGAAGTGGCCTTCGTCACGGGCGAGAAGTTTTCCGAGAAGCTGCGCTCCAACCTGGAAAAGAAGTTCGACATCATCATGCGCCAGGGCTACGGCACGGCCGACGTCGGCTGCGTGGGCTACGAATGCTTCCACAAGACGGGCCTGCACATCGCCAACCGCGCCTTTGTCGAGATCTGCCACCCCGACACCGGCATTCCGCTCAAGGACGGCGAGGTGGGCGAGATCGTGGTCACGGCCTTCAACAAGACCTATCCGCTCATTCGCCTGGCCACCGGCGACCTGTCCTACATCGAGCGCGCCCCCTGCCCCTGCGGCCGCACCTCGCCGCGCCTGGGTTCCATCGTCGGCCGCGTGGACACCACCGCCCGCATCAAGGGCATGTTCGTCTACCCGCACCAGGTCGAACAGGTCATCACCCGGTTCGAGGAAATCAAGCGCTGGCAGATCGAGGTCACCAACCCTGGCGGCATCGACGAAATGAACCTCATCGTCGAGGCTTCCAACTTCAAGCGCGAAGAAGACCTGCTTCACAAGTTCCGGGAAAAGATCAAACTGCGTCCGTCGCTGACCGTCGTCGCGCCCGGCACCCTGCCGCCGCAGATCCGGCCCATCGAGGACAAGCGCAAGTGGGATTAG
- a CDS encoding ATP-binding protein: MPPIVLRAEPPQSIKRLLDPLSSLLGIPVAVQSAADIPVWPDPGQEAHAILHREFAERGACPLLLHPERIPLDGGQPASACPLGMTVRRFAVPLSDERTGVLTMGPYFLHAADRESLRGRSTAADAALAQVPCVPADRHATLKAFYREFASFIGSAAKAGAAKQTFLANMSHELRTPLNGIMGMLSLLLQSDMGPRQRQFLELAMDASNQLLGVVNDLLEMTNISMGRLELAEEPFELRRGLADLLEACDEDASRRGLTFTVVVDADVPEVLVGDVARLRQVLLNIIGNAVKFTNDGSVAVHISRQSTATDGESSTLQFTVVDTGIGIPPDKQRIIFERFAIAENFLSKRYGATGLGLSISKEIVEKMGGAMRLRSVPGQGSAFSFTAVFRHPEPYRDSTDAGLPPQPPLRCQGAVIAYVENEPVSQLLVRRILEDRGYLVLLADSIARLREILPTRTVDIILLDIQMAGQAGVECMARIRSGEIEGVPDDIPIIGLSAQAAVAALQSCLEAGLTDAITKPVTRQSLLAVVERAMPGCRGTDRLKSPAA; this comes from the coding sequence ATGCCCCCTATTGTGCTCCGCGCCGAGCCGCCCCAGTCCATCAAACGCCTGCTCGATCCTCTGTCATCGTTGCTTGGCATCCCCGTGGCCGTCCAATCGGCGGCCGACATCCCCGTCTGGCCCGATCCCGGCCAGGAAGCCCATGCCATCCTGCATCGGGAGTTCGCCGAGCGCGGAGCCTGTCCCCTGCTGCTGCACCCGGAGCGAATTCCCTTGGACGGCGGGCAACCCGCCTCTGCCTGTCCCCTCGGGATGACGGTGCGGCGGTTCGCCGTGCCCCTGAGCGACGAGCGTACGGGCGTGCTCACCATGGGGCCGTATTTCCTGCATGCCGCGGACCGGGAGAGCCTGCGCGGGCGTTCCACCGCCGCCGACGCCGCCTTGGCCCAGGTCCCCTGCGTGCCGGCCGACCGCCACGCGACGCTCAAGGCGTTTTACAGGGAATTCGCTTCGTTCATTGGTTCGGCCGCCAAGGCCGGCGCGGCCAAGCAGACGTTTCTGGCCAATATGAGCCACGAACTGCGCACGCCCCTAAACGGCATCATGGGGATGCTGAGCCTCCTGCTCCAGAGCGATATGGGACCCAGGCAGCGCCAGTTTCTGGAGCTGGCCATGGACGCCTCCAACCAACTGCTCGGCGTGGTCAACGACCTGCTGGAGATGACCAACATCTCCATGGGCCGGCTGGAACTGGCCGAGGAACCTTTCGAATTGCGCCGGGGCCTGGCCGACCTCCTCGAAGCCTGCGACGAGGATGCGTCGCGACGCGGTCTGACGTTCACGGTCGTGGTGGACGCCGACGTCCCGGAAGTCCTGGTCGGCGACGTGGCCCGGCTGCGGCAAGTGCTGCTCAACATCATCGGCAACGCCGTGAAGTTCACGAACGACGGTTCGGTGGCGGTCCATATCTCCCGCCAGTCCACGGCGACCGACGGGGAAAGCTCCACCTTGCAGTTCACCGTGGTCGACACCGGCATCGGCATCCCCCCGGACAAGCAACGCATCATTTTCGAACGTTTCGCCATCGCGGAAAATTTTCTGAGCAAACGCTACGGCGCCACAGGGCTCGGCCTGTCCATCTCCAAGGAGATCGTGGAAAAAATGGGCGGGGCCATGCGGCTTCGCAGCGTGCCCGGCCAGGGAAGCGCCTTTTCCTTCACGGCCGTTTTCCGCCACCCCGAGCCGTACCGGGACTCGACCGACGCCGGCCTCCCCCCCCAGCCGCCCCTGCGTTGCCAGGGCGCGGTCATCGCCTATGTCGAAAACGAGCCCGTAAGCCAGCTCCTCGTGCGCCGCATCCTCGAGGATCGCGGCTATCTCGTGCTCTTGGCCGACAGCATCGCCAGGCTGCGGGAGATCCTGCCCACCCGCACGGTGGACATAATCCTCCTGGACATCCAGATGGCGGGCCAAGCCGGAGTGGAATGCATGGCGCGCATCCGTTCCGGGGAAATCGAGGGCGTGCCGGACGACATCCCCATCATCGGCCTGTCCGCCCAGGCCGCTGTCGCCGCCCTCCAAAGCTGTCTCGAGGCCGGCCTCACCGACGCCATAACCAAGCCCGTGACCCGCCAAAGCCTGCTTGCCGTCGTGGAACGCGCCATGCCGGGATGCCGTGGAACGGATCGCTTGAAATCTCCAGCCGCCTAG